One window of Planctomycetia bacterium genomic DNA carries:
- a CDS encoding iron ABC transporter permease produces the protein MTPLDRKRYIRLLVTGFLLLAGVLLISPGVGSQSKSVGVIDAWREIAHFGQKEAPMAYQIGFRLRLPRTLLAVEAGITLALAGVVFQTLFRNALATPYTLGIASGGSLGALVAIRLGLASTLLGVSSVTWTAFAGSLAVIGIVLVFTRGARRLTTNELLLAGVTLGMFCSAMMMLVTSLSSARQTFEIIRWMMGSLDTIGNLQWSSNLPLMVPCWLVLILSARALNQYVLGDELAHTRGVNVVRLQLICVVAASLSTACVVAICGPIGFVGLVVPHTTALLVGRDCRILLPMSAMLGGVFLAVCDWISQLAMVWAGAVSGTNLGLAVLPIGVITAVVGVPIFLVLLHRKAL, from the coding sequence ATGACACCGCTCGATCGCAAGCGATATATCCGGCTTCTGGTGACGGGCTTTCTCCTGCTCGCGGGCGTTCTCCTGATCAGTCCCGGCGTCGGGAGCCAGTCGAAGTCGGTCGGCGTCATCGACGCGTGGCGCGAGATCGCACACTTCGGCCAGAAGGAGGCGCCGATGGCCTATCAAATCGGCTTCCGATTGCGGCTGCCGCGCACCCTGCTTGCCGTGGAGGCGGGCATCACGCTCGCGCTGGCCGGCGTTGTGTTTCAGACACTCTTTCGTAATGCCCTTGCCACGCCCTACACACTCGGGATCGCCAGCGGGGGCTCGCTCGGTGCATTGGTGGCGATTCGCCTGGGCCTTGCGTCTACCCTGCTCGGAGTATCGAGCGTCACATGGACAGCCTTTGCCGGATCGCTGGCCGTCATCGGGATTGTATTGGTGTTCACGCGCGGCGCTCGTCGATTGACGACGAATGAGTTGCTGTTGGCCGGAGTCACGCTGGGCATGTTCTGCTCGGCGATGATGATGCTGGTCACCTCGCTCTCCAGCGCGCGACAAACTTTTGAGATCATTCGCTGGATGATGGGCTCGCTCGACACTATTGGAAACCTGCAATGGAGTTCGAATCTGCCGCTGATGGTCCCCTGCTGGCTGGTTCTCATCCTGTCCGCCCGGGCACTTAATCAGTACGTCCTCGGTGACGAATTGGCGCACACGCGCGGCGTCAACGTCGTGCGACTGCAACTCATCTGCGTGGTCGCCGCTTCCCTTTCGACGGCGTGCGTGGTGGCGATCTGCGGGCCGATCGGTTTCGTGGGTCTTGTCGTGCCGCACACCACCGCCCTGCTGGTGGGCCGGGACTGCCGCATCCTGCTGCCGATGTCGGCGATGCTGGGCGGCGTGTTCCTTGCTGTGTGCGACTGGATATCGCAACTGGCGATGGTCTGGGCCGGTGCGGTCTCAGGGACCAACCTGGGACTGGCCGTTTTGCCGATCGGGGTCATCACCGCGGTTGTCGGCGTGCCGATTTTTCTCGTTCTCCTGCACCGCAAGGCACTTTGA